In Zonotrichia albicollis isolate bZonAlb1 chromosome 3, bZonAlb1.hap1, whole genome shotgun sequence, a single window of DNA contains:
- the ARHGEF33 gene encoding rho guanine nucleotide exchange factor 33, with protein sequence MDTNKHEGGTESVPVSTPATQISQLQALASELKAGFTEAMQELSRIQHGEYALEEKVKSCRCAMEEKVAEMKNSLNTFKEELSDAKSMIEEISAKQEEMQQKIEQLQQEKRRESRKMKAKRAQKDDHGSQTVPTPLQGSPFRSINLPEPVLINEDFTSLLHNVTYEKVSDTRIMPMGEGGVKVIAGPGAAIETDDSLKPSLATEGQSKMHLPSTVWKQPKDTKDWGDEYISKEQPERGKDMGQSRYSSADNIICEPSLAAKRQNIALELLESERKYVINLSLILKIKATLQGPDVKRSTKERSFFPNSLRFLVQQHVDLLHALQERVLSWPRQGILGDIFLKLTNDENNFLDYYVAYLRDLPECISLIHVVILKEVEEEIKSDLYILFFHIVQRIPEYLIHLQNVLKFTEQEHPDYYLLLVCVQRLRVFISHYSLLFQCNEDLLIQKRKKLKKSSLVKLYKGLTSQCTSQEVSPTPSAASMRDSGIHTEEAIQSFPAAPSSGTTTPHLMPQMKKPQPTVMENIQAVKPPDWEMESRKHERPENILASSQLTEQELKALTAPLQSIPEMEYEAPPADAVGNTERAIRTSVELLQDARNFAPSYEEFDYPGEVFTMPGPYEDDTFQNLALFENCSPASSESSLDICFLRPVNFTSEPERTDHALQPLPKSCTPVSSSTYKREMFHSKGKQLSRSLKELPRSAEGVSTRLYSTRSSSGSRLQQKQDRNVQPHMISASSRSSQRSYFPPQRGAGEKPSFLEELHAEDNTRFCQKDDNEQTSFSDHNPRHEPKGGFRSSFRKLFKKK encoded by the exons TTGCAGGCATTGGCCTCTGAGCTGAAGGCTGGTTTCACAGAAGCAATGCAGGAGCTGTCACGCATCCAGCATGGAGAGTATGCCCTGGAGGAGAAGGTCAAGAGCTGCCGCTGTGCCATGGAAGAGAAGGTGGCCGAGATGAAGAATTCCCTCAACACGTTCAAG GAGGAGCTCAGCGATGCAAAGTCAATGATTGAAGAAATCAGTGCCAAGCAGGAGGAAATGCAACAGAAAattgagcagctgcagcaagagAAGCGGCGGGAATCACGGAAAATGAAAGCTAA GAGAGCACAGAAGGATGACCACGGATCACAGACAGTGCCAACACCTCTCCAGGGCAGCCCGTTCCGATCCATCAACCTCCCAGAACCTGTGCTGATCAATGAAGATTTTACAAGTCTTTTACACAATGTGACTTATGAAAAAG TGTCTGACACCAGGATCATGCCCATGGGAGAAGGAGGTGTGAAGGTCATAGCAGGCCCAG GAGCAGCCATAGAGACAGATGACAGCCTCAAGCCTTCCCTGGCAACAGAGGGACAGTCAAAAATGCATCTGCCATCAACAGTGTGGAAGCAGCCCAAGGACACCAAGGACTGGGGAGATGAATACATTTCCAAAGAGCAACCAGAGAGAGGGAAGGACATGGGCCAGAGCAGATACAGCTCAGCAGACAACATAATATGTGAACCCTCTTTGGCTG CCAAAAGGCAGAACATCGccttggagctgctggagtCAGAAAGGAAGTACGTCATCAACCTTTCCCTCATCCTGAAGATCAAGGCCACACTGCAAGGGCCAGATGTGAAAAGAAGCACCAAAGAGAGAAG CTTTTTCCCCAACTCTTTGCGGTTCCTGGTGCAGCAGCACGTGGATTTACTGCACGCTCTCCAGGAGAGAGTCCTGAGCTGGCCACGACAAGGGATCCTAGGAGACATCTTCCTGAAGCTGACAAATGATGAG AATAATTTTCTGGACTACTACGTTGCTTACCTGAGGGACCTGCCAGAATGCATCTCTCTGATCCACGTGGTGATCCTGAAGGAG GTAGAAGAAGAAATCAAGTCTGATCTCTACATTCTGTTCTTTCATATAGTCCAGCGAATCCCTGAATACCTTATTCATCTACAG AATGTCCTGAAGTTCACGGAGCAAGAGCACCCTGACTATTACCTGCTGCTGGTGTGCGTGCAGCGCCTCCGCGTTTTCATCTCACACTACAGCCTCCTCTTCCAGTGCAATGAAGACCTGTTGatacagaagaggaaaaagctgaagaa GTCATCCCTGGTGAAGCTGTACAAAGGTCTCACCTCCCAGTGCACAAGCCAGGAGGTTTCTCCAACACCCAGTGCAGCATCAATGCGGGACAGTGGCATCCACACTGAAGAGGCCATCCAGTCATTCCCAGCAGCACCTTCCTCTGGCACAACCACCCC GCATTTGATGCCGCAGATGAAGAAACCACAGCCGACAGTGATGGAGAACATCCAGGCTGTAAAACCCCCTGACTGGGAGATGGAAAGCAGAAAACATGAGAGGCCAGAGAACATCCTTGCCTCCTCTCAGCTGACAGAGCAGGAACTCAAGGCCTTGACAGCCCCCTTGCAATCCATCCCCGAAATGGAGTACGAAGCACCGCCGGCTGACGCGGTAGGGAACACTGAGAGAGCCATCAGAACCTccgtggagctgctgcaggatgcCAGGAACTTTGCACCAAGCTACGAAGAGTTTGACTACCCTGGGGAGGTTTTCACCATGCCAGGCCCCTACGAAGATGACACCTTCCAAAACCTTGCTCTCTTTGAGAACTGCTCCCCGGCCTCTTCCGAGTCCAGCTTGGATATTTGCTTCCTTAGGCCTGTGAACTTCACCTCAGAACCGGAGAGGACAGACCATGCCTTGCAGCCCCTGCCTAAGAGCTGCACTCCCGTGAGCAGCAGCACCTACAAGCGTGAGATGTTCCACAGCaaagggaagcagctgagcAGGTCCCTGAAGGAGCTGCCACGCAGCGCCGAGGGCGTGAGCACCAGACTCTACAGCACACGGAGCAGCAGTGGGAGCCGTCTGCAGCAGAAGCAGGACAGGAATGTTCAGCCTCACATGATCTCAGCCTCATCCCGAAGCTCCCAAAGGAGCTACTTCCCCCCACAGAGAGGAGCGGGTGAAAAACCGAGCTTTTTGGAA GAGCTCCATGCAGAAGACAACACCAGGTTCTGCCAGAAGGATGACAATGAGCAAACATCCTTCAGCGACCACAACCCGCGGCACGAGCCCAAGGGGGGGTTCCGGAGCTCCTTCCGCAAGCTCTTCAAAAAGAAATAA